TAGCTTTCTCCTTTTGAGTAGAGCTCTTGACAATAGCTTAATGCGTCATTCCAGACTACGCGAGTACATCCAAACAATTGAGACAAGTGGCTCTTTTGTTGGATGGTGGGAT
The sequence above is a segment of the Gloeocapsa sp. PCC 73106 genome. Coding sequences within it:
- a CDS encoding helix-turn-helix domain-containing protein, producing MKSRYNYRVYPTIQQKSHLSQLFGCTRVVWNDALSYCQELYSKGES